A genome region from Marinifilum sp. JC120 includes the following:
- a CDS encoding RluA family pseudouridine synthase: MAAEFVKVTKQESGQKLVRFLERRVGSDVPRSAIMRWIRKGNVRVDKGRCKPFDLVKEGQIVRIPPYKADETQQKKLPALPLIYEDENYLAVCKPAGLPTQGGTGHDDSVADRLLSMFADAPYKPAPAHRLDRDTSGVILAGKSHQGQKNLSDFFAEHGEGGKYYLAQVEGSWDQEGWTELRDKMEKRGPKGREKVEVGSGKEAVSSVCPVKTGEKTSLLIVRLHTGRTHQIRVQLSSRGFPIVGDTKYGGKQGKMKLHCLRIETPWFVAACPSDWDNQPDISEYFFEV, translated from the coding sequence ATGGCAGCAGAATTTGTAAAAGTTACTAAGCAAGAATCCGGTCAGAAGCTGGTCCGTTTCCTTGAGAGAAGAGTGGGTAGTGACGTGCCACGCTCAGCTATCATGCGTTGGATTCGCAAAGGTAATGTGCGGGTGGATAAAGGCCGCTGCAAACCTTTTGATCTGGTCAAAGAAGGGCAGATCGTGCGTATCCCGCCATATAAGGCTGATGAAACGCAGCAGAAAAAACTTCCCGCACTTCCCCTTATCTATGAGGATGAAAATTATCTGGCAGTGTGCAAACCTGCGGGGCTGCCGACTCAGGGCGGAACTGGGCATGATGATTCTGTTGCCGACCGCCTTCTTTCCATGTTTGCGGATGCTCCTTACAAACCTGCCCCTGCCCATCGGTTGGACCGTGATACTTCCGGCGTGATTCTGGCCGGGAAATCCCATCAGGGGCAGAAGAATCTGTCTGATTTTTTCGCAGAACACGGTGAAGGCGGGAAATATTACCTCGCACAGGTGGAAGGTAGCTGGGACCAAGAAGGCTGGACTGAGTTGCGTGACAAAATGGAAAAGCGTGGCCCCAAAGGTCGGGAGAAAGTTGAGGTTGGATCGGGTAAAGAGGCCGTCAGTTCTGTTTGTCCTGTAAAAACAGGTGAAAAAACATCGTTGCTTATCGTAAGGCTGCATACAGGGCGGACTCATCAGATCCGGGTGCAGCTTTCCTCACGCGGCTTTCCTATTGTGGGGGATACTAAATACGGTGGCAAGCAAGGTAAAATGAAACTCCATTGTTTGCGCATTGAAACTCCGTGGTTTGTTGCCGCCTGTCCTTCAGACTGGGATAATCAGCCTGATATTTCTGAGTATTTTTTCGAAGTTTAA
- a CDS encoding DUF2975 domain-containing protein, which yields MDKIRKMSIFLKYVFWLLLISIPVFEVAGWLFFDGYDSWLVPEVMFDFEDEVFPVVMTQTTRILGVVVTLPQVLLDMFCMWQMVKLFSLYEAGNIFTAENSACYRRAAWAFLICEVINPFVQAGTSYVISMNNEVGERFVTVGIDDANIGTIIVACVILAISWVMDEGRKLQDEAELTI from the coding sequence ATGGATAAAATTAGAAAGATGAGCATCTTTTTGAAATATGTTTTTTGGTTGCTGTTGATTTCTATCCCGGTGTTCGAAGTGGCGGGGTGGTTGTTTTTTGATGGATATGATTCGTGGCTTGTTCCTGAAGTTATGTTCGACTTTGAGGATGAGGTCTTTCCGGTGGTGATGACTCAGACCACCAGAATTCTGGGAGTGGTAGTGACCTTGCCTCAAGTGTTGCTTGATATGTTCTGTATGTGGCAGATGGTTAAGCTTTTCTCACTATATGAAGCCGGTAATATCTTTACTGCCGAGAATTCAGCCTGCTACAGGCGTGCGGCTTGGGCTTTTTTAATCTGTGAAGTGATAAATCCTTTTGTTCAGGCCGGGACTAGTTACGTGATCAGTATGAATAATGAAGTGGGAGAGCGGTTTGTGACTGTTGGTATAGATGATGCCAACATCGGAACTATAATTGTTGCCTGCGTGATTCTGGCAATTTCGTGGGTCATGGATGAAGGACGCAAGCTTCAGGACGAAGCGGAACTTACTATTTAA
- a CDS encoding transcriptional regulator — MAILINLDVMLAKRKVASKDLAEAVGITPQNLSVLKTGKAKAIRFSTLDAICKFLECQPGDILEFRDEEGTVNI, encoded by the coding sequence ATGGCGATACTTATTAACCTCGATGTAATGCTGGCAAAGCGGAAGGTTGCATCAAAAGATCTGGCTGAGGCTGTAGGGATTACTCCGCAGAATCTGTCCGTGCTTAAGACCGGGAAGGCTAAGGCCATCAGGTTCAGCACCCTTGATGCTATTTGTAAATTCTTGGAGTGCCAGCCTGGTGATATTCTTGAGTTTCGGGACGAAGAGGGAACTGTAAATATTTAA
- a CDS encoding efflux RND transporter periplasmic adaptor subunit, whose translation MTDHIEKREIDVASLTENKKGRWKKWFFLLGLLLIAGGVFTAFLDGSEDAVEYKTAVARVGNFTVDVAASGTLQPRNKVIVGCEISGTINKIYKDYNDKVVKGELLARMSTDELQARVNQLRAALESSRANVRKSEVDLKDKKNECVRMGKLRNKNAVSQKKFDSAVTARDMADAHLAEAKAMVRRAEANLNEAAANLKKASITSPIDGLVLTRHVEAGQAVSSGMNTPQLYTLATSLKDMRLELNIDEADVGKIRSGQTAVFTVDAYAGKKFPAKLIKLRYAPQRVQGVVTYVGIFSVNNKDLLLRPGMTAAAKIEIEKVRDKLLLPNGALRFSPADAVPENSRNTPSSKNANIWVLRDGVPQKVAVRKGSSNGRFTAIVEGHLSAGDEVVLSRVEKVAENSMAFTFE comes from the coding sequence ATGACTGATCATATTGAAAAGAGAGAAATTGATGTGGCTTCCCTTACAGAGAATAAAAAAGGGCGATGGAAAAAATGGTTTTTCTTGTTGGGTTTGCTGTTAATTGCAGGGGGAGTGTTTACTGCTTTTCTTGATGGCAGCGAGGATGCGGTCGAATATAAGACTGCTGTTGCGCGGGTTGGGAATTTTACAGTTGATGTTGCGGCCAGCGGAACTTTGCAGCCGCGTAACAAGGTTATCGTGGGCTGTGAAATTTCAGGTACCATTAATAAAATTTACAAAGATTACAACGATAAAGTGGTAAAGGGAGAACTGCTGGCCCGCATGAGTACTGACGAGTTGCAGGCTCGCGTGAATCAGCTTCGTGCGGCTCTTGAATCTTCTCGCGCGAATGTCCGTAAATCTGAAGTCGATTTGAAAGATAAGAAAAACGAATGCGTGCGCATGGGCAAGCTGCGTAATAAAAATGCGGTCTCGCAGAAAAAATTTGATAGTGCTGTGACCGCCCGCGATATGGCTGACGCTCATCTGGCAGAAGCGAAAGCCATGGTTCGCCGTGCGGAAGCCAACCTGAATGAAGCAGCAGCAAACCTCAAAAAAGCTTCCATCACTTCGCCCATTGACGGCCTTGTGCTTACCCGCCACGTGGAGGCCGGGCAGGCTGTCTCTTCGGGGATGAACACCCCGCAGCTTTATACCTTGGCCACCAGCCTTAAGGATATGCGCCTTGAGCTTAATATCGATGAAGCCGACGTAGGTAAGATCAGATCCGGGCAAACAGCCGTATTCACGGTTGATGCCTATGCCGGGAAAAAATTCCCTGCCAAGCTTATCAAACTGCGTTATGCCCCGCAGAGGGTACAGGGCGTAGTTACTTACGTGGGAATTTTTTCCGTGAACAACAAGGATTTGCTCCTGCGTCCGGGTATGACCGCAGCCGCAAAAATAGAAATTGAAAAGGTCCGGGATAAATTGTTGCTTCCTAACGGGGCCTTGCGTTTTTCTCCGGCGGATGCCGTTCCTGAGAATTCCAGAAACACTCCTTCCTCAAAGAATGCAAATATCTGGGTTCTCAGGGACGGTGTTCCGCAAAAAGTGGCTGTGCGTAAGGGCAGCAGCAATGGTCGGTTTACCGCGATTGTAGAAGGCCACCTTTCAGCCGGTGACGAGGTTGTTCTTTCCCGTGTCGAGAAAGTCGCCGAGAACAGCATGGCATTCACATTTGAATAG
- a CDS encoding ABC transporter ATP-binding protein: MIELKNISRVYNTGGAEVRALDGIDMTIENGEFVAVMGSSGSGKSTTMNILGCLDAPSSGSYLFEGLDVTSLDRSQKARLRRRYLGFVFQGFNLLSRTTALENVELPLVYRGLAKNERRKMAYAALDKVGLADRAMHTTTEMSGGQQQRVAIARAIVCNPFLLLADEPTGNLDSARSTEIMQLLTSLQAEHGITVVMVTHEPEMALWASRTIEFRDGKIIKEGH, encoded by the coding sequence ATGATTGAACTGAAGAATATTAGCCGTGTTTACAATACCGGAGGGGCCGAGGTTCGCGCTCTGGACGGCATTGATATGACCATTGAAAATGGCGAATTTGTGGCGGTCATGGGCAGTTCCGGTTCCGGTAAGTCCACAACAATGAATATCCTCGGCTGTCTGGATGCCCCCTCTTCCGGCAGTTATCTCTTTGAAGGTCTTGATGTTACCTCGCTGGACAGAAGTCAGAAGGCCCGGTTGCGTCGCAGATATCTCGGTTTTGTCTTTCAGGGCTTTAATCTGCTCAGCCGTACAACTGCCCTTGAGAATGTGGAGTTGCCCCTTGTATACCGCGGTCTTGCAAAGAATGAACGGCGCAAGATGGCTTACGCCGCTCTGGATAAAGTAGGCCTTGCTGACCGGGCCATGCATACCACCACGGAGATGTCCGGCGGTCAGCAGCAACGAGTGGCCATTGCCCGGGCCATTGTCTGTAATCCTTTCCTGCTTCTTGCTGACGAACCTACTGGTAACCTTGATTCCGCACGCAGTACCGAGATCATGCAATTATTGACTTCCTTACAGGCCGAGCACGGCATCACTGTGGTCATGGTTACCCATGAACCGGAGATGGCCCTTTGGGCATCCCGCACTATAGAATTCAGGGACGGCAAGATAATCAAGGAAGGTCACTGA
- a CDS encoding FtsX-like permease family protein — translation MFLQAVLLSFRTLLRNKLRSCLTVLGIVIGVGSVIAVVVIGQGASRKLTDEISSLGSKMIMIYPDEENGVGFAGETSNLIPFKNSDVEAIKREFPDCGGVAPVAESGAVAVFGSNNCRTSVTGTESSYFAIRNWKLKFGRLFSSSEERVGKSVCIIGEKVSKNLFKGMDPIGSSIRIDRFAYQVIGVLKSKGGSMVGKEQDDVILVPLKVLQRRISGTKDVDLILVGCGPGQDSTTLKRQLKQVMIERRPVPPGHGNNFAIEDMKEIIKTVEKQTGTFTTFISAIAAISLLVGGIGIMNIMLVSVTERTREIGIRMAVGAQENDILIQFLVEAVVLSLFGGVLGISLGLVIPMFVTSYMKIPFVIDMRIILISFVFSGLVGIVFGYFPARRAARMNPIDALRHE, via the coding sequence ATGTTTTTGCAAGCTGTTCTGCTCTCTTTCCGGACCCTGCTGCGTAACAAACTCCGTTCCTGCCTGACAGTACTCGGTATTGTAATCGGCGTGGGGTCGGTTATTGCCGTTGTGGTTATCGGGCAGGGGGCCAGCCGGAAACTTACCGATGAAATTTCCAGCCTCGGCAGCAAGATGATCATGATTTATCCTGACGAGGAAAACGGGGTCGGATTCGCCGGGGAAACATCGAACCTTATTCCATTCAAGAATTCCGATGTGGAGGCCATTAAGCGGGAGTTTCCAGACTGCGGGGGAGTTGCTCCTGTTGCTGAATCCGGGGCGGTGGCGGTGTTCGGGAGTAATAATTGCCGGACGTCAGTAACCGGGACTGAAAGCAGCTATTTCGCCATCAGGAACTGGAAGCTAAAGTTCGGTAGGCTTTTCAGCTCAAGTGAAGAAAGGGTCGGTAAATCCGTATGTATCATTGGTGAAAAGGTCAGCAAAAATCTTTTTAAAGGAATGGACCCTATCGGTTCCTCCATCCGTATTGACCGTTTTGCCTATCAGGTCATCGGTGTGCTTAAATCCAAGGGCGGTTCCATGGTCGGCAAGGAGCAGGATGATGTTATCCTTGTGCCGCTCAAGGTTTTGCAGCGTAGAATTTCAGGAACCAAGGATGTGGACCTGATTCTGGTTGGTTGCGGGCCCGGTCAGGATTCCACCACCCTCAAGCGGCAGCTTAAGCAGGTCATGATTGAACGGCGTCCGGTTCCCCCCGGACACGGGAATAATTTTGCCATTGAGGATATGAAGGAAATTATCAAGACGGTTGAGAAACAGACCGGGACCTTCACCACTTTTATTAGTGCCATTGCTGCCATCAGTTTGCTGGTGGGCGGAATCGGAATCATGAATATTATGCTTGTCTCCGTAACTGAAAGAACCCGTGAAATCGGCATCCGTATGGCAGTGGGCGCACAGGAAAACGATATATTGATTCAGTTTCTTGTGGAAGCTGTCGTGCTTTCGCTTTTTGGTGGGGTGCTGGGCATTTCTCTCGGTTTGGTTATCCCTATGTTTGTCACCAGCTACATGAAGATTCCATTTGTAATTGATATGCGCATTATCTTGATAAGTTTTGTCTTCTCCGGGCTGGTCGGTATTGTGTTCGGCTATTTTCCCGCCCGCCGCGCCGCGCGTATGAATCCTATTGATGCTTTGCGGCATGAGTGA
- a CDS encoding EAL domain-containing protein, translating into MPQMIPKEFANIRELLISNGIKTLFQPIVAIDRKDVVGFEAFSRVRLPDKGGSDATLVDLFGTNLKPAELYEIDKACCRQTLRRFKKFLQQRKSLCVFMNLEMRVISNSCCDRHFISEVVEEVDVPAHNIVIEISAECLSDPKGLPFVEFCRGKGFQISIDKVEHSSRLLAILLESRPDYIKLQRSVWSNPADSTYNIGSLEYIVKNCANIECTPIALGVEDEDEALYLLQANMFCHQGYYYTKDENCTGSECNSVGGFLESVNRINQKFIMLQSERIRDRKEHFFNIRAQIKSLTSLFADVNADRFEPTMRQILGRYDEVLSVFIIDENGIQLTPRLARDMLKDDPKQCWAARSKGSDHSMRDYFMHILLGYENFVTPPHPSPFSESDTVLVSFRFFSGFSHWYMLCVEYPAK; encoded by the coding sequence ATGCCTCAGATGATCCCCAAGGAATTTGCAAATATTAGGGAGTTACTAATCTCCAATGGTATAAAAACTTTATTTCAGCCTATTGTTGCGATCGATAGGAAGGATGTTGTTGGGTTTGAAGCTTTTTCTCGTGTTAGGTTACCGGATAAAGGCGGTAGTGACGCAACCTTGGTTGATTTGTTCGGCACAAATTTAAAACCTGCTGAATTGTATGAAATTGATAAGGCTTGTTGTCGGCAGACGTTGCGTAGATTCAAAAAGTTTTTGCAGCAAAGGAAATCACTTTGTGTGTTTATGAATCTTGAAATGAGGGTGATAAGTAATTCCTGTTGTGACAGGCATTTTATCTCTGAGGTTGTCGAGGAGGTTGATGTTCCGGCTCATAATATTGTTATTGAAATTTCTGCTGAGTGTCTTTCAGACCCAAAAGGATTACCGTTTGTGGAATTTTGCCGCGGTAAAGGTTTTCAGATTTCAATTGATAAAGTTGAGCACAGTTCAAGGCTTCTGGCTATTCTTCTTGAGAGCAGACCGGACTATATTAAATTGCAACGCTCTGTATGGAGTAATCCCGCTGATTCCACCTACAATATAGGAAGCCTTGAATATATTGTAAAAAACTGTGCTAATATTGAATGCACTCCAATTGCTTTGGGTGTTGAGGATGAAGACGAGGCTTTATACCTATTGCAGGCTAATATGTTCTGTCATCAGGGGTATTACTATACGAAAGATGAAAACTGTACTGGGAGTGAATGCAATTCTGTAGGTGGTTTTCTTGAATCTGTGAACCGGATTAATCAAAAATTCATAATGTTGCAATCAGAACGGATCAGGGACCGCAAAGAACATTTTTTCAATATAAGGGCGCAAATCAAGAGTCTTACAAGTTTATTTGCTGATGTGAATGCGGATCGTTTTGAGCCGACCATGCGCCAGATACTTGGCCGGTATGATGAAGTTTTATCGGTATTTATTATTGATGAGAATGGTATACAGCTCACCCCGAGGCTGGCCCGGGATATGTTAAAGGATGATCCCAAACAGTGTTGGGCTGCGAGATCCAAGGGAAGTGATCATTCCATGCGTGATTATTTCATGCATATTCTATTGGGGTATGAAAATTTTGTAACTCCACCGCACCCTTCTCCATTCAGTGAATCGGATACTGTTTTGGTTTCATTCAGATTTTTTAGTGGATTCAGTCATTGGTACATGCTCTGCGTTGAATATCCGGCAAAATAA
- a CDS encoding 4Fe-4S dicluster domain-containing protein — protein MLNMTPTVLKNLLSKSSTRMYPIEKREPFERYRGELFNNIDECIFCKKCQIKCPSQCITVTKDKESGTGTWICDPFACVYCSICVDACPTQSLYMKPVHRAPSAERDMMEQTGKIKLPKKKAKK, from the coding sequence ATGCTTAACATGACTCCCACTGTACTGAAGAACCTCCTTTCAAAAAGCTCCACTCGTATGTACCCCATCGAGAAACGTGAGCCTTTTGAACGCTACAGAGGTGAACTGTTCAATAACATTGACGAGTGCATTTTCTGCAAAAAATGCCAGATTAAATGCCCTTCACAGTGCATTACCGTCACCAAAGACAAAGAAAGCGGCACCGGAACATGGATCTGCGATCCTTTCGCATGTGTCTACTGCTCCATCTGCGTTGACGCCTGCCCGACACAGAGCCTGTACATGAAACCTGTACACCGCGCCCCGTCAGCAGAACGCGACATGATGGAACAGACCGGCAAAATCAAGCTGCCCAAGAAAAAAGCCAAGAAGTAA
- a CDS encoding NADH-quinone oxidoreductase subunit D: protein MARTIIPFGPQHPVLPEPLHVKLVVEDEIVLEAIPALGYVHRGLEKLAEIRDYHQMIQVVERVCGICSNIHSMCYCQGIEEIMGIEVPRRAEYLRTAWSELHRMHSHLLWLGLFADAFGFEALFMQFWRIRERIMDINEATTGSRVITSVNIVGGVRQDLTPEMCSWILSELDTAEKEIKEIQNTIMDDYTVCHRTKGVGVLTKEQAYELGAAGPTLRGSGVASDMRLLKYSAFDKIDFEPIVETAGDCWARSTVRFRETLQSVDLVRQALAGMPQGDLAAPCKGNPEGEIITRVEQPRGECLYYIKGSGKKFLDRVRIRTPTFANVPPLLAMLPNCELADVPVIILSIDPCISCTER, encoded by the coding sequence ATGGCACGTACCATCATACCTTTCGGTCCGCAGCATCCGGTTCTCCCGGAGCCGCTGCATGTGAAGCTTGTCGTGGAAGACGAGATCGTACTGGAGGCCATTCCCGCACTCGGCTACGTTCACAGAGGGTTGGAAAAACTCGCTGAGATCCGCGATTATCACCAGATGATCCAGGTCGTAGAACGCGTCTGCGGTATCTGCTCCAATATCCACTCAATGTGCTACTGTCAGGGCATTGAGGAGATCATGGGAATCGAGGTTCCCAGAAGAGCCGAATACCTCCGCACCGCATGGAGTGAACTTCACCGCATGCACAGCCACCTGCTCTGGCTGGGACTCTTTGCCGATGCATTCGGCTTCGAAGCCCTGTTCATGCAGTTCTGGCGTATCCGTGAACGCATCATGGACATCAACGAAGCCACCACCGGCAGCCGTGTTATCACCTCTGTCAACATTGTTGGCGGTGTCCGTCAGGATCTGACTCCTGAAATGTGCTCCTGGATTCTTTCCGAACTCGACACAGCCGAAAAGGAAATCAAAGAAATCCAGAACACCATCATGGATGACTACACTGTCTGCCACCGTACCAAAGGCGTAGGTGTCCTGACCAAGGAACAGGCCTACGAACTCGGCGCAGCAGGCCCGACCCTGCGCGGTAGCGGCGTTGCTTCCGACATGCGTTTGCTTAAGTACTCCGCATTCGACAAAATCGACTTCGAACCGATTGTAGAAACCGCTGGCGACTGTTGGGCTCGCTCCACAGTTCGCTTCCGGGAAACACTACAGTCCGTCGACCTCGTAAGACAGGCCCTTGCAGGCATGCCTCAGGGCGATCTTGCAGCTCCCTGCAAAGGTAATCCCGAAGGCGAAATCATAACCCGCGTGGAACAGCCCCGCGGTGAATGCCTCTACTACATTAAAGGTAGCGGCAAGAAGTTCCTTGACAGGGTCCGCATCAGAACACCCACGTTCGCTAACGTACCGCCTCTTCTGGCGATGCTTCCGAACTGCGAACTGGCTGATGTTCCGGTTATCATTCTGTCAATCGACCCGTGCATCAGCTGCACGGAACGCTAG
- a CDS encoding NADH-quinone oxidoreductase subunit C encodes MIENQIDITLESLVGEVSKMKSDGQRMVTFSCTNIGEGQADIIYHFDKNEVLTNLRLTVNMDKPVPSISGVYFAALLIENELQDQFDIKFDGLVLDFGRKLYLDDEITIVPMCNNTKAMKIKK; translated from the coding sequence GTGATTGAAAATCAGATAGATATAACTCTGGAAAGCCTGGTAGGCGAAGTATCCAAGATGAAGAGTGACGGACAGCGCATGGTCACCTTCTCCTGCACCAACATCGGTGAAGGCCAAGCGGACATCATCTACCACTTTGATAAAAATGAAGTACTCACCAACCTGCGCCTGACCGTGAACATGGACAAGCCCGTGCCCTCTATCAGCGGCGTGTACTTCGCAGCTCTGCTCATCGAAAACGAATTACAGGACCAGTTCGATATTAAATTCGACGGTCTGGTACTCGATTTTGGACGCAAGCTGTATCTTGATGATGAAATAACCATCGTCCCCATGTGTAACAACACGAAGGCGATGAAAATAAAAAAATAA
- a CDS encoding NADH-quinone oxidoreductase subunit B, which produces MFKKFIENSRAKSPWIMHFDCGSCNGCDIEVLACLTPLYDVERFGVVNVGNPKHADVLLVTGTVNPRNAKVLRNIYDQMPDPKGVIAIGACGLSGGIFRECYNVLGGIDKVIPVDVYVPGCPAKPEAIIDGVVTALAKFEGLKG; this is translated from the coding sequence ATGTTCAAGAAATTCATTGAAAATTCACGCGCCAAGTCTCCGTGGATCATGCATTTTGACTGCGGAAGCTGCAACGGCTGCGATATCGAAGTTCTGGCATGCCTGACACCGCTGTATGACGTTGAACGTTTCGGTGTTGTCAACGTGGGTAACCCAAAACATGCCGACGTCCTTCTGGTAACCGGAACCGTCAACCCCAGAAACGCAAAGGTACTGCGTAACATCTACGATCAGATGCCTGATCCCAAAGGTGTTATCGCTATCGGTGCCTGCGGTCTGTCCGGCGGTATTTTCCGCGAGTGCTACAACGTTCTTGGCGGGATCGACAAGGTAATCCCGGTTGATGTTTATGTCCCCGGTTGCCCTGCGAAACCCGAAGCCATCATCGACGGCGTGGTCACAGCCCTTGCCAAGTTTGAAGGTCTCAAAGGCTAA